CAGATGCGGTCAAAGACGCCAAGGTCTCCCGTGTTTCAAACCCCGGATCGTCGGAATGGCTATAGAGATCAACAAGTCCAGGCGCTAAGATCAGTCCTGAACAATCCCGTTCCTGACCGTTAGAGACATTGCTGGAACCGGGTTCTGTGATGTCTATGATTGTGCCATCTTCAATTAGGACATCAGCCACCCGATCAACTTGTGACGGTGGATCTAACACGCGCACTTGTTTGAGCTGTTCTTGTGTCATACCCGATCCGTCGTGGGTTCTCCTAGATCAAGACTAAAGATGGATACCAGTTATAGCGCCCCTGCTGCTGTTTGGTCCAATACACCGCCTGCTAAATGGGTGGTGATATTCATCGCCTGCAAAATGGGGTGACCGTCCGTATCATAATCGATGACGCTGACGGCGCCATTGCCCTGTTTGAAGCACCAAAAGTGTTCCGGTCCTAACCCAGCAAGATGACAGAGCACCACTTTGTTAATGGCATCATGGGCCACCACTAATCCCGTTTGTTCTGTTTTACCAGTGGCTAAGGCTTGGGCAACAATATCATCCCAAGCGGCAATGGCTCGGTCCCAAACCTGTTGCAAATTTTCACCTTCCGGCATTTGCACGGTTTCTGGGGCTGTACGCCACCGATCAAGCTCACCGGGATAGTGGTCTTCAATTTCAGATTCTAAACAGCCTTCCCAGGTCCCATGGCTAATTTCCCATAAAGGTTCTGAAAGATCGAGCTGCACCTGAGGGTGATGCTGGAGAATTAGTTCTGCGGTTTCTTTGGGGCGAGCCAGAGAGCTGCTGATGGCAAAGTCAATGGGAATTGTTTTGAGGAAATCGGCGGCCTGCTGACCTTGGCCACGACCATTGTCATTCAAGGGCACATCGATTTGTCCTTGAAACTGGCCGCGACGATTCCAGTCCGTTTCGCCATGGCGCACGAGAATAAGGCGTAATCCCTGATAATGCCGCCATAATTTGGGTAATGGCAATCCGAGATGATTTGTTAAGTTCAGGGCTTCAAGCTGCGGCTTTTGCTTAAAGCCATCGGGGAAATTGAGAACGCTAATATTGCAGTTGGCTTGCTGGAGTCGTTGATAGCGATCGGGGGTTAATCCGAGAGCGGTGCTGAGTAACGCTCGGTTAATGCCGCTATGGCCGACTAATAAGATGGTTTGCCCCTCATGTTGAGGCAGCAGTTTTTGCCATAGGGCTTTGGCCTGGTCGTAGAGCGCCGGGACAGGATAAAAAGATTCGGAACCTTCTGGGCTAGATAGCTCCATACAGAGCTTCTCTGGAGCAGAATTCCAACATTGATATTGTTCTGGGAAATCGGTTTTGACCTGCTCAAAGAGCATGCCTTCCCAAAGGGGGAGGCCAATCTCAATCAATCCTTGTTCCACCTGGATCGCTGGGACTGCAGCATTATTAGCGAGGGCATCATGAATCGTTGCAGCCGTTTGTCCAGCTCGCTGCAACGGGCTGCAGTAAATAGCATCAAAAGCAATTCCGTTTAAAGCCTCACCCAC
The genomic region above belongs to Acaryochloris sp. CCMEE 5410 and contains:
- a CDS encoding histidine phosphatase family protein: MVRHGESTFNVEGRVQGHLDESSLTEQGLADARRVGEALNGIAFDAIYCSPLQRAGQTAATIHDALANNAAVPAIQVEQGLIEIGLPLWEGMLFEQVKTDFPEQYQCWNSAPEKLCMELSSPEGSESFYPVPALYDQAKALWQKLLPQHEGQTILLVGHSGINRALLSTALGLTPDRYQRLQQANCNISVLNFPDGFKQKPQLEALNLTNHLGLPLPKLWRHYQGLRLILVRHGETDWNRRGQFQGQIDVPLNDNGRGQGQQAADFLKTIPIDFAISSSLARPKETAELILQHHPQVQLDLSEPLWEISHGTWEGCLESEIEDHYPGELDRWRTAPETVQMPEGENLQQVWDRAIAAWDDIVAQALATGKTEQTGLVVAHDAINKVVLCHLAGLGPEHFWCFKQGNGAVSVIDYDTDGHPILQAMNITTHLAGGVLDQTAAGAL